From Streptomyces sp. CMB-StM0423, a single genomic window includes:
- a CDS encoding MFS transporter — translation MTAVAEFVYIQSTVGLPLHVTDAGLGARDYGLLIGLNGLLVLALELPATGAVARCRPEYVLAAGNLLVGAGLALTGLMTDMTLLAATVVVWTCGEMITSSVAYAYLGGLTPPHMTGHYQGLHGAAYTVGTGAGPLLGGAAYAAGPWALWSLVAAAGVLSAYLCLPPRRERSADGAAGLRSGAA, via the coding sequence ATGACCGCGGTCGCCGAGTTCGTCTACATCCAGTCCACCGTCGGCCTGCCCCTGCACGTCACCGACGCGGGGCTCGGCGCCCGCGACTACGGCCTCCTCATCGGGCTCAACGGCCTGCTGGTGCTGGCCCTGGAACTGCCCGCGACCGGCGCGGTCGCCCGCTGCCGGCCGGAGTACGTCCTCGCCGCCGGGAACCTCCTCGTCGGCGCCGGGCTCGCGCTCACCGGGCTGATGACGGACATGACCCTGCTGGCGGCGACGGTCGTGGTGTGGACGTGCGGGGAGATGATCACCAGCTCCGTCGCGTACGCGTACCTCGGCGGCCTGACCCCGCCGCACATGACCGGCCACTACCAGGGCCTGCACGGTGCCGCGTACACCGTGGGCACCGGTGCCGGGCCGCTTCTCGGGGGCGCCGCGTACGCCGCCGGGCCCTGGGCGCTGTGGAGCCTGGTCGCCGCCGCCGGGGTGCTGTCCGCGTACCTCTGCCTGCCGCCCCGCCGCGAGCGGTCGGCTGACGGCGCCGCGGGTCTCAGGAGCGGCGCGGCGTGA
- a CDS encoding ATP-grasp domain-containing protein — protein MDIPRSAAARPRVLVVGGRLAQVRKARALGLDVVHVQYPDAYGSGHWPYVDQALLLDYADTHRLLPLVRALHAAYPVRAAVSLFELGLLPAARINEALGLGGESVETAELLLDKGRMRRRLAERGVSPVAAAVGRSAADVREFTAAHGLPVIVKPVRESGSLGVFHVRDRTAADTVADRFRALDGEWTARDLSDAGSFEEFLMEEYLEGPEISVETLSFDGRHVVVAVTDKETGGAGFVEIGHAQPSAVAPGTLRDVTRLVTDFLDAVGLRNGPGHTEVKLTARGPRIVESHNRVGGDRINELTEIAYGVDMESHALAAGLGVLPPLTAAPEPRAGAAVRFLTPEPGRVVAVTGADEARADPACVELRLGVRPGTVVSPLTWNEDKAGHVLTRGATAAEAVAHARRLAAAVRIRTEPAP, from the coding sequence ATGGACATCCCCCGGTCCGCCGCCGCACGCCCCCGCGTGCTCGTCGTCGGCGGCAGGCTCGCGCAGGTGCGCAAGGCGCGGGCGCTCGGCCTGGACGTCGTGCACGTCCAGTACCCCGACGCGTACGGCAGCGGCCACTGGCCGTACGTCGACCAGGCGCTGCTGCTCGACTACGCCGACACCCATCGGCTCCTGCCGCTCGTGCGGGCGCTGCACGCCGCGTATCCGGTACGGGCGGCGGTGTCGCTGTTCGAACTGGGCCTGCTGCCCGCGGCGCGGATCAACGAGGCGCTCGGGCTGGGCGGCGAGTCCGTCGAGACCGCGGAGCTGCTGCTCGACAAGGGGCGGATGCGCCGGCGCCTCGCCGAGCGCGGCGTCAGCCCGGTGGCCGCGGCGGTCGGCCGGTCGGCGGCGGACGTCCGGGAGTTCACCGCGGCCCACGGGCTGCCGGTCATCGTCAAGCCGGTCCGCGAGTCCGGCAGCCTGGGCGTGTTCCACGTACGGGACCGGACCGCGGCCGACACCGTCGCCGACCGCTTCCGGGCGCTCGACGGCGAGTGGACCGCGCGCGACCTCTCCGACGCCGGCTCCTTCGAGGAGTTCCTGATGGAGGAGTACCTCGAAGGGCCGGAGATCAGCGTGGAGACCCTGAGCTTCGACGGCCGGCACGTGGTGGTCGCGGTGACCGACAAGGAGACCGGCGGCGCCGGCTTCGTGGAGATCGGCCACGCGCAGCCCAGTGCGGTCGCGCCCGGCACGCTGCGCGACGTCACGCGGCTGGTCACGGACTTCCTCGACGCGGTCGGGCTGCGAAACGGCCCCGGGCACACCGAGGTCAAGCTGACCGCCCGCGGCCCGCGGATCGTCGAGTCCCACAACCGCGTCGGCGGCGACCGCATCAACGAGCTGACCGAGATCGCCTACGGCGTCGACATGGAGAGCCACGCCCTGGCCGCCGGGCTCGGCGTCCTGCCGCCGCTGACCGCGGCGCCCGAGCCGCGGGCCGGTGCGGCCGTACGGTTCCTCACCCCGGAACCCGGCCGCGTGGTGGCGGTGACCGGCGCCGACGAGGCGCGTGCCGACCCCGCCTGCGTCGAACTCCGGCTCGGCGTGCGGCCCGGCACCGTGGTGTCCCCGCTGACCTGGAACGAGGACAAGGCCGGCCACGTCCTCACCCGCGGCGCCACCGCCGCCGAGGCCGTCGCCCACGCCCGCCGGCTCGCCGCCGCGGTCCGGATACGCACCGAGCCCGCCCCGTGA
- a CDS encoding helix-turn-helix transcriptional regulator translates to MPTDLSPTARALRTMEILRARPGATADELAAELGVTERAARRYVGILREAGVPVESTRGPYGGYRLGRGARLPPVVFTEAEALALVMAALDDADELVGKALDKVIRVLPESVGRQAATLREHAAAAPDPNSARPDPATTGALVAACAERTSVRVTYRSESGRESEGLVDPWAVVVRHGRWYLLCRSHRADAIRTYRVDRIGEVHWTTRAFTPPDGLDPVAVLEENLGTGWEYPARVAFDAPVAEVARWVRPPMGRLEAAGEGCVLVGSTSAPTMYARDWLARMPFAFRVEGGPELRAAVAALAARLTAASEASEA, encoded by the coding sequence ATGCCGACCGACCTCAGCCCCACCGCCCGGGCCCTGCGCACGATGGAGATCCTCCGGGCCCGCCCCGGCGCGACGGCGGACGAACTCGCCGCGGAGCTGGGCGTCACCGAGCGGGCGGCGCGCCGGTACGTCGGGATCCTCCGGGAGGCCGGCGTCCCGGTGGAGTCGACCCGCGGCCCGTACGGCGGCTACCGGCTGGGGCGCGGCGCGCGGCTGCCGCCGGTGGTCTTCACCGAGGCCGAGGCCCTGGCGCTGGTCATGGCGGCGCTGGACGACGCGGACGAGCTGGTGGGCAAGGCGCTGGACAAGGTGATCCGGGTGCTGCCGGAGAGCGTCGGCCGGCAGGCGGCGACGCTGCGGGAGCACGCCGCGGCCGCCCCCGACCCGAACTCGGCCCGCCCCGACCCGGCGACCACCGGCGCGCTGGTCGCCGCGTGCGCGGAGCGGACGAGCGTGCGGGTCACGTACCGCAGCGAGTCGGGGCGGGAGTCGGAGGGGCTGGTCGACCCGTGGGCGGTGGTCGTACGCCACGGGCGCTGGTATCTGCTGTGCCGCTCCCACCGCGCGGACGCCATCCGCACGTACCGCGTGGACCGCATCGGCGAGGTCCACTGGACGACCCGCGCCTTCACCCCGCCCGACGGCCTCGACCCGGTCGCGGTGCTGGAGGAGAACCTCGGCACGGGCTGGGAGTACCCGGCCCGGGTGGCGTTCGACGCCCCGGTGGCGGAGGTCGCGCGCTGGGTGCGGCCGCCGATGGGCCGCCTGGAGGCCGCAGGTGAGGGCTGCGTGCTGGTCGGCAGCACGAGCGCGCCGACGATGTACGCGCGGGACTGGCTGGCCCGGATGCCCTTCGCGTTCCGCGTCGAGGGCGGCCCGGAGCTGCGCGCGGCGGTCGCGGCGCTGGCGGCGCGGCTGACGGCGGCGTCGGAGGCGTCGGAGGCGTAG